CTGGGAGGAATGGGATCCACCACGGGAGTCATTGTGGGTGCCCTTATTATCGTGCTGCTTCCCGAATACCTGCGGGCCTTCTCCGAATACAGGATGCTCCTGTACGGTGCTGTACTCGTCATGATGATGGTCTTCAGACCCAACGGTATAATCCAGAAGGTACGGAAACGGCATACCTTTGACATCAAAGAGGCAAGCAGTGGAGGCAGCAATGAGTAACACCGTACTGAATGTAGAAAACCTTACCATGAACTTCGGGGGACTTCGGGCCGTGGATGATGTCTCCCTCAGCATAAAGAAGAACGAGATTGTGGCCCTTATCGGACCCAACGGCGCCGGTAAAACCACCTTTTTCAACTGTGTCACCGGTGTCTACGCCCCGACGGAAGGTAAAATAACCATCACCCCACCGGAAAAGAGCAGCGAAGTTATTAATGGTCTGAAACCCCACAAAATAACGGAGAAGGGGCTTGCCCGGACCTTCCAGAACATCCGGCTTTTTCAGAACATGACTGTCCTGGAGAATATAATGATCGGCAGGCACTGCCGCCTGAAATCCGGCATTCTCGGCGCGATCTTTCGCAGCCCGGCCACCCGGGAGGAAGAGGAAAAACTCATCCACGAAAGTTACGCCATTCTAAAAAAGATCGGTATAGAGCGCTACGTAAACGATCTTGCCAAGAACCTGCCCTACGGCGCACAGCGTCTTCTCGAGATCGCCCGTGCCCTGGCCACCGACCCTTTTCTGCTGCTGCTGGACGAACCCGCAGCCGGGATGAACCCCAATGAGACCAGGGATCTTGTCGACCTGATTCTGCGCCTCAGGGAAAACGAGGATGTAACGATATTCCTGATCGAACACGATATGAGCCTTGTAATGACCCTTTCCGAGCGGATCTATGTTGTCGACTACGGACAGTTGATTGCCCAGGGCACCCCCGACGTGATCAAGCAGGATAAACGAGTTATCAAAGCCTACCTGGGAGAAGAGGTTCATGCTTAAACTTGAATCGGTATCTACATATTACGGCAATATACAGGCCCTCAAAGAGGTGAGCCTCTCCATCAATGAAGGAGAAATCGTTGCCCTTATCGGAGCGAACGGTGCCGGAAAATCCACAACCCTCATGTCTATCTGCGGAGTAACACCTCCACGGAAGGGGCGTGTCCTTTTTGAAGGTGAGGACATAACCCATCTCTCCAGCGAAAAAATCGTTGCCCTGGGTATAAATCAGGTTCCTGAAGGTCGCAGGATTTTCCCCTACCTTACCGTCAGGGAAAACCTCGACATGGGTGCTTTTCTGCGAAAGAGCAAAACGGAAGTACAGCGGGACCTGGAATATGTTTTCGAACTTTTTCCCCGCCTCGCCGAACGTCGCCACCAGCAGGGAGGAACCCTGAGCGGGGGGGAACAGCAGATGCTGGCAATTTCCCGTGCCCTGATGAGCCGTCCCAAGCTGCTTCTGCTGGATGAACCATCCCTTGGTCTTGCCCCTATCCTGGTCCAGCAGATATTCAAAATAATACGCCAGATAAACAGGGACAACAACACAACCATCTTCCTGGTTGAACAGAATGCCAACCTGGCACTCAAGACCGCCCACAAGGGCTATGTAATGGAAACCGGAAGAGTCACCCTGTATGACACGGCGGAAAACCTCCTGAACAACGAAGAGGTTAAAAAGGCATATCTGGGAGGAGCCTGACGGTATTCCCCGCCTGAACCCTGGGAGCCCTTCTGCATGACGGAAGGGCTCTGTTGTTTCTGCTTCCCTTCAACGAGACCCTGGGCACGATATTCCCCCGGGACAACCGAAGGATGAATCAGACAGGCCTGTTACCGGAAAACCAGGATCATCGGGGAAGCTCATCGAGTTCCCGCCTGAGCTCTTCAACCCGGGATACCGGTTTCCTGCAGATAAAACCGCTGCAGACATACGCTGCAGATCCTGTATCCTCGTTGGCATGATACTCGCGGGTAAAGGGCGCACATTGGGAGAGCAGCTTTTCATTGGCCGCATCTTTTTTCAGTACAACTGCGCCCGGCATAAATCGGCCGTTTATTTCGCGCAGCATCTTTTCGCTCTCCTTTCCATCTCCCACAACGACGATCTCCCGTTCACCAGATCCCTCCTGCCCCAACAAGAGATAGTGACCGGCGGCAACAAAGCTGGTGCTGGCGATCGGTGCCCTGTCTGTTTCATCCGCCCATGCTTTCAACAAGGCCTCTGCCCGGTCCCGGAATCCGCTGTCGGAAGTAATTCTGAATAAAAGGAGCAGGTTATCCATCATCACGGAGGTTCCGGAGGGAATTGCGCCATCGTAGAGATGTTTACTCCTGAAAGGGACTTCGCGCTTCTCCCGCGAGGCGAGAAAATAATCGCCCCTCTCACTGTCGAGAAAATCTTCATCAACTATCCCTGACAGCGATAGAGCCTGCTCGAGAAACTGAGCATCGAAACTGCTGTGGTAGAGTTCGAGATATGCGGATATCAGGAAGGCGTAATCGTCGAGGTGGCCACCGACAGAAGCCGTGCCGGCGCGGTAACTGTGGAAAACCCTACCGTCGTTAGCTCGAAGTCTTGTGCGCAGAAACTCCTCGGTTTCGAGGGCCTTCCGGAGCAGGGAGGAGTCTTCCAGAACACGGGCGGCCCGGGCAAGAGCCTTCAGCATCAGCGCATTCCAGTCGGCAAGTATCTTGTCGTCCGTGGAGGGTGACCGTCTCTCGTTTCTCCGTGACAAAAGAGCCCGTCTCAGATCATCCCAGTCAGAAGAAACCTCACTATCGGATGATCCCGGGCTGCAATGGAGGATGTTGCTTTCCATTGATTTTCCGCTTACCGGATCGCTCCAGTTACCCTCTTCCCGCAAACCGAAGCGGTCAGCCGTTGCCGAGGCCTCATCCTCTCCGACCATTTCCACGAGAATTTCGATAAACTCCTTTCGGCTCCAGAGATAATATTTTCCCTCCTCACCCTCGCTTTCGGCATCCAGAGCGGAGTAGAAGCCCCCTTCAGGGGATGCGAGTTCTCTACAGCAGAACTCGATTATCTCCCGTGCCGTCTTTGCATATTCGGTCTTACCGGTCAGACTACGGGCATTGATGAAAAGCAGGATGAGCTGGCCCTGGTCGTAAAGCATTTTCTCGAAATGGGGGATCCGCCACTGCCGGTCGGTTGAGTAGCGGTGAAAGCCGAAACCTATATGGTCATAGATGCCGCCGGCACGCATCATCTCGAGACTCTTCTCGACCATGGCAATATACTGTTCTCCCCCATGGATATCCCGGGCATGCTCGAGCATAAAATTCAGGAGGTGGGCCTGGGGAAACTTGGGAGCACCGCCGAAACCTCCCCACTCGGGGTCAAATGTTTCGGAAAGCCGTTCAAAAAGCCCTGAAAGCCGGGTACGGGGAAACTCCCCGGAGCGGGAAGAAGACTCGTCGGTATTCCCCTTAAGGGCTTCAATGACGGATTCGGCGGAGGCCAGGACCCTGGGACGCTCCTCCTTCCACAGCCTTGAAATCTCAGGAAGAAGATCCAGGAGTCCTGCCCTCCCCGGCCCGCCCTTTCTGGGCAGGTAGGTGGCTGTAAAGAATGGTCTGCCCTCCGGGGTCGCGAATATTGTCAGGGGCCAGCCACCGGAGCCGTGGATTCTCAAAGCTGCATCCATGTAGAAAGCATCGAGATCAGGTCTCTCCTCGCGATCGATCTTGACAGGCATGAATCCCTTGTTCAGAAGCCGGGCAACATCCTCGTTCTCGAAGGACTCCCTCGCCATGACATGACACCAGTGGCAGGTCGAATATCCAATCGAGATAAACAGGGGAATATCCCTGCTCTTTGCCTCCCCGAGGGTTTGTTCGCTCCACATACGCCAGGCTACAGGGTTATTCGCATGCTGGAGAAGATAAGGGCTGTTCGAACGGCTCAGTTCGTTGAGATTATCGCTGTCATTGCTGCGCATGGAGAACTCCTCTCCCGACCTGGTTCATATCCTTACTACAATGATAATAAAGGAAAGGACAAAAGGAAATCAGTACCCGCCGCGCCCGACGATATGGCTGCCCCTGGGAATTGATGGTCGAAGAGTTCTGCATATTCTCATTTTGGAACTCTTAGACTTGCTAGTATATTAAAAATGACATGCCCGGTGCAGGTACAATTTTCTTTAAACGAGGAGGCAGAACATGGACAAATTACATATGCAGCAGTGTAAACCGTGCAGGGGAGATGAACCTGCACTGACACAGGACGAAATAGAATTATTCCTGGAGCAGGTTCCGGCTTGGAAGCTGTATCAGGCTCAGGAGGGCCCCAGAATTACCCGCGGCTTCTCTTTTGACGATTTTTCCCAGGCGCTCTCGTTTACCGACAGGGTGGGTCAATTGGCCGAACAGCAGGGCCATCATCCCAGGATCACTACGGAATGGGGAAAAGTGGAGGTAAGCTGGTGGACCCATAAGATCAGCGGTCTTCATACAAACGACTTCATCATGGCGTCAAGAACGGACAAGCTGTACGATGAATTTTCAGGAGCAGCTTCGTAAGCTGAAAAACCCACACCCTGTGTGAAGCACATCCTTTCGGCCTTCTGAGAGATATCGCAAGCGGAAGGATGGGGGCCCGGGAGCAGGAACTGGCTGGCCCCCTTCAAACGCTACTGATCCTTATCCATCAGCCTGCTCAGGCCCTTGTACGTGGAGACGAGGGAATGCACAACAACCTGGGAGTCCTTCAGGGAATCGAAGGTGCTCTCCAGGGTTGAGGTACCATCCATCAGCGCGGAACTCTCCTGCTCCAGGGCCGCGGAGATCTCGCTTATGGCTTCTGCAAGTTTTCCTTCTTCCGCCTGGGTTTCACTGAAGCTTTGACGTACCTCGGATATATCGGTACTGAAATTTCCCAGGACCTGGGTAAAGCGTTTGACATAATCGCTCATCTGCCCGATAAAAGTCGAAAACTCATTCAGGGAATCGGTGATCTCCCTGGTAAAGCGGGCGGTCTGTCCCGCCAGATTTCGGACCTCCCCGGCTATAACCCGGAACCCCTTTCCAAACTCCCCTGCCCGGGCAGCCTCGATGGAAGCGTTAATGGCGAGGACATTGGTCTTTTCCGAAACATCCTGAATGGAAGTAGTGATAGACTTTATGGCTTCGGTACGTTTACGGACGTCGTCAAAGAGATTTTGCATCTCTCCCGAAACAGATCTTACTTCCACAATCTCATCCACCCGGCTCTGAAGTTCTCCGTCCAGTCGGCGGGTTTCGTGGATGATTTCGCCCATTTTCTGGTCAATACGACTCGTATTCTCTGAGACATGCTGGGAAGTTGAACGGAACTCCTCGAAGGTTGTAACAATGGATTCCAGGGAATCCCGGATTGCGTCGATATCTTCGGTAATAATCTTCATGGACCGCTCGGTTATCTCACCAAGCATTACCGACTTGTTATATCCCAGAACTATCTTTCTGTTCGCTTTGGAGTCAATAAAATCATCCACAGCTTACGCTCCTGTCAGGGACTTTAGATGGTCTATTCCACAATTCAGATTACCGAACCAGTCGTAAAATTTCCTGACAAGTTCACCCCGCATCATTGCGCCGTGTTGAGGAGCGAGAATAGAAACATCGAGTTTTCGACACATACTGATCCATCGAGCAGCCGCCTGGTTACTCCCCATGGCCCTTGCATGAAAGGGTTCCATGAGGCGCGTATGGTTTTCAAAATCTTCCACCTCCGGATATTCCCTTCCCTCCGGGAAAACCGCGGTCCCGATATCACCGGAAAAAAGGATTTTCGACCTGGGATCGTAGAGAGAAAAGTTTCCTGCGGAATGAAGAAAATGGGCGGGTATCAGCTTAAGAGAAACAGAGCCGAGATTTATGCTTCCTCCCTCGTCCTCAAGGGGAGTGATTCTGCTCTGGTCCACCAGACCGAAGTGGGGTACGAAACGACGCCAGATATCGTGGATATACACCTGGGCCTTTGTTACACCGAGCCACAGCGCAATCCCCGAGGAGACGTCCGGATCCTGGTGAGAAAAGAAAATCGATTCCACATCATCAAGGCTGATAAAACGGCTGACAACGGATACTACCCGTGAAAAGAGATGAACTCCCCCGGGATCAAGAAGTATCCCTTTACCGGAATTGACAATAAGATACTGATTGGTCTGAATCGCACCGGAAGATACATCTGCGTCCCATCCAAGCCATATTACTTTATGATCATTCTCCTCGTACAGCACGTAACCGCGGGTTGTATCCATCTGCACCTCCTGCATGTGATTTGTCACAAGGCAATTATGATTGAATTTACCGTATTATTCAATAAATCCTAGGAAGAATGACCAGAATACAGTTGGATGAGATTCCCTGCCCGACGTTTCCAGGCTTCCCGTAACTCGGATCTGTGGCGGAGATAATCGTTGTCATCACTTTTTCTTTCCCGCCGAATAACATCCATTGCATCCACGAGCAGACCGGAGAAATAGTTGATCTTTTTCACTCCCCTGCGCACGGCTTCGCGTATGGCTTCATCCGGGACACCCGTTGCCCCATGAAGTACCAGGGGAACACCGGTTTCCCGGGCGATCCTTGATATAAGTTCCTGCTGAATTTCAGGCTCCGCTGTGTACAAACCGTGGGCAGTTCCCACAGCGACGGCCAGGGCGTCCACCCCGGTCTCGGCGCAGAATTCCCCTGCCTCCTGCGGATCCGTATAAACGGCTCCCCTGGTGTCCACCAGTCCGGCCACCCCTTCGTCGCCAGGAAGCGGTCCAAGTTCAGCCTCGACAGAAGCGTTGAACAGACGGGCCCTCTGAACTATCCCTCGTGTAACTTCGACGTTTGCAGCGAAGGGTTTTCTGGAGGCATCGATCATTACCGAGGAGAACCCTGAATCCAGGGCTTCATCTATAATATCCAGATCCTCCGGACCCGCATGATCCAGGTGGAGGGCCGCAGGAATATCGGCTTCAACACACAGGGCTCGAATGGAGGGAATAAACAGACGGCCTCCCAGGGCCTTCCAGTGACGTACGGCTATCCCGATAATCACCGGCTGCCGGGCTTCTTCTCCCGCTTCAAGACAAGCCCGGGCCATTTCAAAATCGACGCAGTTGAACGAGGCAATCGCTCCACGTGACTGTTCGAGCATTTCCTTGCAGTTTATCAGCATTTTCCACCCTCCTTGACTTCGGAGGCTTCCTTCGAGAAATCCTCCGCCGCGGCATATACATCACCTGTGTTCAAGGCATTATACAACGCTTCCCGTAAAAGAGCAGCCTTGCGATAAATATCGAAACGTGAAGAATTCGGGTGAATATATCGATCCTCCCCGTCCCTGACCGAATCAAATGCCTTCTGATAGCTCTCTTCAACACCGAGACTGACCAGAGCGCTAATCAGGGCACCCCTGGAAGAAGCTTCGCTGCTGGGAGGAATACGAACGGTTGTTTCAAAGATGTCAGCCTGCATTTGATTAAAGAGCTCGAACCTTGTCAGTCCTCCGGCCACACAGATTTCAGTCAATTCAGCGGGAATTATCTCCCGCATTCTCTTTAATCCCGCACCCATCTCCAGAACCAGGGATTCAAGCAGTGCCCGGGCAATATCGGCCTTGGAATTGGCCAGGGTCAAATTAAAAATGGTTCCCTTTGCCAGAGGATTCCAGAACGGCGC
The Marispirochaeta aestuarii DNA segment above includes these coding regions:
- a CDS encoding class II fructose-bisphosphate aldolase; translated protein: MLINCKEMLEQSRGAIASFNCVDFEMARACLEAGEEARQPVIIGIAVRHWKALGGRLFIPSIRALCVEADIPAALHLDHAGPEDLDIIDEALDSGFSSVMIDASRKPFAANVEVTRGIVQRARLFNASVEAELGPLPGDEGVAGLVDTRGAVYTDPQEAGEFCAETGVDALAVAVGTAHGLYTAEPEIQQELISRIARETGVPLVLHGATGVPDEAIREAVRRGVKKINYFSGLLVDAMDVIRRERKSDDNDYLRHRSELREAWKRRAGNLIQLYSGHSS
- a CDS encoding 4a-hydroxytetrahydrobiopterin dehydratase, which gives rise to MDKLHMQQCKPCRGDEPALTQDEIELFLEQVPAWKLYQAQEGPRITRGFSFDDFSQALSFTDRVGQLAEQQGHHPRITTEWGKVEVSWWTHKISGLHTNDFIMASRTDKLYDEFSGAAS
- a CDS encoding oxygen-binding di-iron domain-containing protein is translated as MDTTRGYVLYEENDHKVIWLGWDADVSSGAIQTNQYLIVNSGKGILLDPGGVHLFSRVVSVVSRFISLDDVESIFFSHQDPDVSSGIALWLGVTKAQVYIHDIWRRFVPHFGLVDQSRITPLEDEGGSINLGSVSLKLIPAHFLHSAGNFSLYDPRSKILFSGDIGTAVFPEGREYPEVEDFENHTRLMEPFHARAMGSNQAAARWISMCRKLDVSILAPQHGAMMRGELVRKFYDWFGNLNCGIDHLKSLTGA
- a CDS encoding methyl-accepting chemotaxis protein, with the translated sequence MDDFIDSKANRKIVLGYNKSVMLGEITERSMKIITEDIDAIRDSLESIVTTFEEFRSTSQHVSENTSRIDQKMGEIIHETRRLDGELQSRVDEIVEVRSVSGEMQNLFDDVRKRTEAIKSITTSIQDVSEKTNVLAINASIEAARAGEFGKGFRVIAGEVRNLAGQTARFTREITDSLNEFSTFIGQMSDYVKRFTQVLGNFSTDISEVRQSFSETQAEEGKLAEAISEISAALEQESSALMDGTSTLESTFDSLKDSQVVVHSLVSTYKGLSRLMDKDQ
- a CDS encoding thioredoxin domain-containing protein encodes the protein MRSNDSDNLNELSRSNSPYLLQHANNPVAWRMWSEQTLGEAKSRDIPLFISIGYSTCHWCHVMARESFENEDVARLLNKGFMPVKIDREERPDLDAFYMDAALRIHGSGGWPLTIFATPEGRPFFTATYLPRKGGPGRAGLLDLLPEISRLWKEERPRVLASAESVIEALKGNTDESSSRSGEFPRTRLSGLFERLSETFDPEWGGFGGAPKFPQAHLLNFMLEHARDIHGGEQYIAMVEKSLEMMRAGGIYDHIGFGFHRYSTDRQWRIPHFEKMLYDQGQLILLFINARSLTGKTEYAKTAREIIEFCCRELASPEGGFYSALDAESEGEEGKYYLWSRKEFIEILVEMVGEDEASATADRFGLREEGNWSDPVSGKSMESNILHCSPGSSDSEVSSDWDDLRRALLSRRNERRSPSTDDKILADWNALMLKALARAARVLEDSSLLRKALETEEFLRTRLRANDGRVFHSYRAGTASVGGHLDDYAFLISAYLELYHSSFDAQFLEQALSLSGIVDEDFLDSERGDYFLASREKREVPFRSKHLYDGAIPSGTSVMMDNLLLLFRITSDSGFRDRAEALLKAWADETDRAPIASTSFVAAGHYLLLGQEGSGEREIVVVGDGKESEKMLREINGRFMPGAVVLKKDAANEKLLSQCAPFTREYHANEDTGSAAYVCSGFICRKPVSRVEELRRELDELPR
- a CDS encoding ABC transporter ATP-binding protein; translated protein: MSNTVLNVENLTMNFGGLRAVDDVSLSIKKNEIVALIGPNGAGKTTFFNCVTGVYAPTEGKITITPPEKSSEVINGLKPHKITEKGLARTFQNIRLFQNMTVLENIMIGRHCRLKSGILGAIFRSPATREEEEKLIHESYAILKKIGIERYVNDLAKNLPYGAQRLLEIARALATDPFLLLLDEPAAGMNPNETRDLVDLILRLRENEDVTIFLIEHDMSLVMTLSERIYVVDYGQLIAQGTPDVIKQDKRVIKAYLGEEVHA
- a CDS encoding ABC transporter ATP-binding protein translates to MLKLESVSTYYGNIQALKEVSLSINEGEIVALIGANGAGKSTTLMSICGVTPPRKGRVLFEGEDITHLSSEKIVALGINQVPEGRRIFPYLTVRENLDMGAFLRKSKTEVQRDLEYVFELFPRLAERRHQQGGTLSGGEQQMLAISRALMSRPKLLLLDEPSLGLAPILVQQIFKIIRQINRDNNTTIFLVEQNANLALKTAHKGYVMETGRVTLYDTAENLLNNEEVKKAYLGGA